From Leifsonia sp. fls2-241-R2A-40a, one genomic window encodes:
- the nusB gene encoding transcription antitermination factor NusB yields the protein MSARTKARKRALDVLYSADLRQTPLRQALATEAERAAGQPAREASWLYAREILDGVIEHQDEIDEQIETYAQGWTLARMPAVDRAILRIGVWEVLYNDEVPEGVAISEAVEAATVLSTDDSAGFVNGLLAKIAQSRTA from the coding sequence ATGAGCGCTCGGACCAAGGCACGCAAGCGCGCACTCGACGTGCTGTACAGCGCCGACCTGCGGCAGACGCCGCTGCGCCAGGCGCTCGCCACCGAGGCGGAGCGCGCGGCCGGCCAGCCGGCGCGTGAGGCGTCGTGGCTGTACGCCCGCGAGATCCTCGACGGCGTGATCGAGCACCAGGACGAGATCGACGAGCAGATCGAGACGTACGCCCAGGGGTGGACGCTCGCGCGCATGCCCGCCGTCGATCGCGCCATCCTGCGCATCGGCGTCTGGGAGGTGCTCTACAACGACGAGGTGCCCGAGGGCGTCGCGATCTCGGAGGCCGTCGAGGCGGCCACCGTGCTGTCCACCGACGACTCGGCCGGTTTCGTGAACGGGCTGCTGGCGAAGATCGCGCAGAGCCGGACCGCGTGA